The sequence below is a genomic window from Carassius carassius chromosome 45, fCarCar2.1, whole genome shotgun sequence.
aagaaatgtgtttttagccgattcttgaagaaaTGCTCTGCTCGGATTGAATAGGGCAGGACAtttcaccaggagggaacatttaatgtaaaagtccgtttagccaacggtccgtggcATGACATCTGAGGCTAGGCTGAACAAGGCTTAACACTAACTTCATTTAATAGGACTAAacttactataaaaaatataaacagacATAATATCTCTCTTAGTTACACCATAAAgtttaatataaaacaaacacattttatattactTCTACTGCAGTAAGAACTTAACACTTCATTATGAAAAATCAGGTAAATATCATATGATTTTTTTAACATCTGCTGTCATGACAATGACATGAAATGACAATTATAACCAGTAGGTGGCTTTACTGACCCACATGCTTGATTTCAGTAACCCATTGCTCtataattttgttataattttggAAATATACTTAGGATATACTTACCTAGAAAAATGAaagattgccatttttaaatccACCTTTGAAGTGTTcatttttgcagtgatgccatattTTGCTTACAAAGAGTGTTATAATGAAAACACTAAGTATACATAATTTTGTAGcctatcatttatttaaaacatgaatattCAGTAATTCTAACGCCTcaacctaataaaaaaaaagtcaacaaaaCAAGGGCAATAAACATGACATATTTTGCAATGGTAAACAAGttagtaaagaaataaaaaaagaatgtcaGAAAACCAAGTAACAAACAGTACATAACCAGTGGTTAAATCATGTTTAAACCTTCTTGCTGCATTCTTGGCAATGAGCTGTCATAACAGCGTGTGACCCGCAAATGTATTTGTTACACCCACTGCATGTCAAACTTGTTTTTGTGTCCTTCTTTCGGTCACAGATCTGACACCTTTTCCTCTTCCCTGGGGTCACTGGTGCGAGATAACTGTCTTTGACCTGCAAAGAGCTTGCTTGTGCTTCCATCACCATATTCTTAGAAGATGGAGTGCGGGGAATATTTTCCCGTCTTTTCATGAGAGGAGCCACCAGAGCTTTCCCTAGCTCTTCCAGAAAGAGCCTCCTACTATATTTCTTCCCTTCGTTCCATGAATTATTTATTTCCTTCCATAGCACAAATGCATTGTAGGCAGAGACATCCAACATATTGAAGAAAATCACCATGGGCCAACGAGCTGTCTTCCTTTGGCAGGTGTAAGTAGCAACAAGCTAGAAacaaaatgacatacacacaacACCAAAGCTTTAGCTTATCAGCTGACATTTAATTTCACCTTAAATCTGGCATATGGccttgaataaaaaagaataaataatgcaAAGTAGCAAAATACCTTGTCAAGGTTGTCAACTCCGCCTTTGTTGTGGTTGTAGTCTAGGATTATGTTTGGCTTCTTGTGATCTTTGTTGCTTACTTTGACATCTCTGTGGAAAGTGCTCATGaaaagcacatttttattttttctgggaCAGTAGGACACAAGAGTGTGCGTATCAGTGAAGGCGAACATGGATGATAATCGTGTCCTGTTCTTCATTGACAGGAGCGCAGGTGGGAGCTCAGGGTTGTTTGATCTGATGCTTCCAATCATGGTCATTTTCCTTTGGAGCAGCTCCTGGCCGAGGGCGTACGATGTGAAGAAGTTGTCACATGTGATTGTGTGTCCCTCTAGACCATCTGTCATGTCCAGGACCACTCGCATTCCCTGGTTCTTTTCTGACTTGCCGTCGGCAGCTTTGCCAGTGTAGATCTGCAGGTTCCACGCGTAGCTCGATCTGGAATCGCATGCTGCCCAAATTTTAATTCCATACTTGCCCGGTTTACTCGGCATGTATTGTTTGAAGGGACAGAGACCTCTGAAACGGACCAGGCACTCGCCCACAGTGACGTTTGGGACTGGATTGTAAAAGAGTGGCAGGCGTTGGACCCATTTATCCCAGATGGTCCTTACTGGTGCCAGCTTGTCTGTTTTCTGTTGGCTAtgctttttgtcctttttgtAAAAGCAGAAAATCCTTGACAAACTCTTAAAACTTTTCAGTGACATGGTAGCACGAAAAATTGGCCTTCCAGACTCAGCGTGCCATAAGCCATCTATGGCCTCATGGTGGGATCGATACACACCTGCCAGAATCGACACACCAAGAAAGGCCTGTAAGTCTGTCCAGTCCAGCTTCTTCCAGGCAGCACCAGACACACGTTTCCCCTCTAAATTGGTCATTTCAATCAAAATCTGTTTAATATCATCTGGGAAAAACAATTCAAATGTTGATCTTATATCTTTAGCATTGGCACATGCCAACCTGGTTGGTCCAGGGGTCATTCTGATGATACGATGAGCTGGAAATCTCCCTCTTTGTCTCTGAGGAGGAGTTTTTGAAGTCCACAATATGTTTCCGTTTTTGGACTGATAAGCTGTCTCTGTGTCAGCAGTGACCTCTGACTCTTCCTCTGACTCTTCTTCATCAGTAGAGTGGTAGTCTGGATCGAACTCTGTATTGTCCTCTGTTTCAGAAACTTCATCAGAGAGCTCCATCTCCAGTTCTGCTTCTCCATCGAGATCCCTTTCCTCTTCCATCCATTCAGTACTTGTCGTACGTATGGtcacatattttttcttttccatcCCTCCATCACTTGTCATATGTTGGGCCAAGTCTCTTTCCTCTTCCATTCTTCCATCACTTGTTGTATCTAGGGTTGAGTCTCTTTCCTCTTGCATTCCTACATCACTTGTCATATGTTGGGCTACATCTCTTTCCTCTTCCATTCTTCCATCACTTGTTGTATCTAGGGTCGAGTTTCTTTCCTCTCGCATTCTTCCATCACTTGTTGTATCTAGGGTCGAGTCTTTTTCCTCTTGTATTCTTCCCTCACTTGTTGTATCTAGGGTCGAGACTCTTTCCTCTTTCATTCTTCCATCACTTAACATATGTTGGGTTGCATTTCTTTCCTCTTCCATCCTTTCATCACTTGTTGTACATAGGGTTGCGTCTCTTTCCTCTTCAATCCTTGCATCAGGTGTCATATGTTGAGTAATGTCTCTTTCCACTTTCATCCCTCCATCACTTGTCGTATGTAGGGCTGTGTCTCCTTCTTCTTTCATACTTCCATGACTTGTTGCATTTAGGAACTCATCCCTTTCTACTTTCATTTCTCCATAACTTATCGTATAGAGACTCCCGTCTGCTTCCTCTACCATCTCTTCATCACATGTCATATGTAGGGTAACATTTCTTTCCACTTTCATCCCTTCATCTCTAGCTGTATGAAGAGTCCTGTCTTTTTCCTCTTCCATCCCTTTATCACTTGTCTTACGTAGGATTGTGTCTCTTTCCTCTTTCATAACTCCATCACTTGTCATTTGTGGGGTCACATCACTTTCTTCATCACTAAACTCTAATAGAAGAGCCAGGTTCTTAGCAACATTAAGCCGTCTCTCCATTGTGCAACTTCAGAATGAACTGCAGGCAAGATCCAAGGAAGCCACATTTATAACCTTACagtaaaacatatatttaaaaccaGTTTGGGAGGACATTTTGCTGTCATAACTATGAAAATTAAAAGCTCATAAATGTGCCAGATTATGCTTTcctttaaagggatcgttcacccaaaaaaatacaattctataattaattactcacctcaTGTTGGTCCAaatctgtaagaccttcgttcaactttggaacacaaattaagatatttttagctTTCTGATCCTCCATAGATGGCAAGGGTACTACCACGGTCAATGCCCAGAagtgtagtaaggacatcgttaaataatccatgtgacatcagtggttcaattgtTACTTTACAAagttatgagaatacttttttttgtgcaaagaatacaaaaataaaattactcaacaattcttctcctctaCGTCACCTTGGTGCAATTTTGTCACGACCCATGCTTTCTTTGtccacaaaaagtattcttgtagcttcataaaattatgattCAACCAGTGAtgacacatggactattttaacgatgtccttaccaTGTTTCTGTGCACTGACCATGGTAGTACCTTTACcatctatggagggtcagaaagctcgcggatttcatcaaaaatatcttaatttctctTCCGAAGatggtcttaagggtttggaacaacatgagggtgagtaattaatgaaagaatgttaatttttgggtgaactgtccctttaaatccaaTGATTTACATCGGTATGTGTGATAGTTAATTTCATTATGCGGCCCTCCTCACACATAATTAAACAGATTTTGACATATAGAGATAAATGGTTAGGTGTGTTCGACTTATGCAGCGCTTTAAAAAACTGATCAGCATCTAACCTGAAGGAGTGCATACTGGTTAGAACTACTGGCCATATTGAGACAATGGAGAAGTTGTCAACCACTTCTTTGGCATTTAAATAGAATTGGCTTTTTCTTAACTTTATTCTTGTACATACAGGCAATGTATTAAGCAATGCATCAAGTACTGAAGGAAAAGTGTTCAACATCTATATTTATGACAAATTTTGCATCTGATCCACTTCACCTAATATAGTAGCAAACACCACACAAGCATCACTATAGGAAGTACATAGTGCTCAACTTTACATTTTCAACACTGCCCTCTAAATCTCAAGTGGTGAAATGGGTGGAGTTTGACCTAATCCAGCTCCACCTATGTGGACCTAATGGGTTGAGTTTGATCTAGCTAGGTTTAGAGATCGCTTAGGGATAGGGATGTCATGAGCAGCACCTTCTGGCAAATCTTGTTGATCTGTtgaattaaaggaacactccacttcaaaaataaaaaataggctcattttccaactcacctagagttaaacagttgagttttaccatttttgaatctattcagccgatctctgggtctggttatagcacttttagcttagcttagcataaatcattagaccgttagcatctcgctcaaaaatgaccacagagtttctatatttttcctatttaaaacctgacttttctgtagttacattgtgtactacgACCGAGGGAAAATGAAAAGTCGAGATTTtctaccatgggtgcagcaggcgcagtgatattacccaacgcctgaaaatagtccctagctagtttgtgtagttgcagcaatagcagagtaGCTGgcgactattttcaggtgctgcgtaATATCAGCTGATCGACTGAATGGATtagaaaacagtaaaactcaagtGTTAActttaggggagttggaaaattagcctgttttaaaaaaaagtggagtgttcctttaagctgCAGCCAAAGTTGAACACAcctatattaacattttacacaTTAACCAAATGTCAGATTGTTCTAAGCCAATGAGCATTGTGCTTTTAGTTTACTCAGCTGGTTTTAAAAATTGTGACTGCCTTGCAGAACATTTGcagttacattttaacacatgTAAACACGACATCACTGCAAATCGGATATCTGACAACATTATATTGCTTTTAAGTtgggaaaatgtatatatatatttttttggacgATTAATAAAAATGTCCTGTTATTACTGTGTTATACTGTCATTCATGTCTTTGTTTGTGTCTTAAATTGTGCCTTATTGGTCGATTTTATTTGACAATTTGTTTACGAATTGCTCTGTTGTATTCCACCGGGAAGGcgaacatttttcttttctttctttttatagcGACAATACAAATGTGTATGTAAATTGTTAAAATTGACCAGGTcttatgtaggctatatataggAAGTTGTACCTGCTTAACGTACATTGACTGAACGGAACTGAGAGGGTTAAAACgaacaaaatggcagcagctggaTTGTGAAAAGATGTAGGCTGTTTTCTTTTGGTGTAAAACGATGAAACGCATCATAACATTCGTAAATCGCTTAGCAAAAAATAAACGTCGGTGAGGAA
It includes:
- the LOC132127030 gene encoding piggyBac transposable element-derived protein 4-like — its product is MEEERNATQHMLSDGRMKEERVSTLDTTSEGRIQEEKDSTLDTTSDGRMREERNSTLDTTSDGRMEEERDVAQHMTSDVGMQEERDSTLDTTSDGRMEEERDLAQHMTSDGGMEKKKYVTIRTTSTEWMEEERDLDGEAELEMELSDEVSETEDNTEFDPDYHSTDEEESEEESEVTADTETAYQSKNGNILWTSKTPPQRQRGRFPAHRIIRMTPGPTRLACANAKDIRSTFELFFPDDIKQILIEMTNLEGKRVSGAAWKKLDWTDLQAFLGVSILAGVYRSHHEAIDGLWHAESGRPIFRATMSLKSFKSLSRIFCFYKKDKKHSQQKTDKLAPVRTIWDKWVQRLPLFYNPVPNVTVGECLVRFRGLCPFKQYMPSKPGKYGIKIWAACDSRSSYAWNLQIYTGKAADGKSEKNQGMRVVLDMTDGLEGHTITCDNFFTSYALGQELLQRKMTMIGSIRSNNPELPPALLSMKNRTRLSSMFAFTDTHTLVSYCPRKNKNVLFMSTFHRDVKVSNKDHKKPNIILDYNHNKGGVDNLDKLVATYTCQRKTARWPMVIFFNMLDVSAYNAFVLWKEINNSWNEGKKYSRRLFLEELGKALVAPLMKRRENIPRTPSSKNMVMEAQASSLQVKDSYLAPVTPGKRKRCQICDRKKDTKTSLTCSGCNKYICGSHAVMTAHCQECSKKV